The Bubalus bubalis isolate 160015118507 breed Murrah chromosome 18, NDDB_SH_1, whole genome shotgun sequence genome contains a region encoding:
- the LOC123330128 gene encoding 60S ribosomal protein L7 produces MEGAEEKKKKVPAVPETLKKKRKNFAELKIKRLRKKFAQKMLRKARRKLIYEKAKHYHKEYRQMYRTEIRMARMARKAGNFYVPAEPKLAFVIRIRGINGVSPKVRKVLQLLRLRQIFNGTFVKLNKASINMLRIVEPYIAWGYPNLKSVNELIYKRGYGKINKKRIALTDNALIARSLGKYEIICMEDLIHEIYTVGKRFKEANNFLWPFKLSSPRGGMKKKTTHFVEGGDAGNREDQINRLIRRMN; encoded by the coding sequence ATGGAGGgtgcagaagagaagaaaaagaaggttcCTGCTGTGCCAGAAACCCTTAAGAAAAAGCGGAAGAATTTCGCAGAGCTTAAGATCAAGCGACTGAGAAAGAAGTTTGCCCAAAAGATGCTTCGAAAGGCAAGGAGGAAGCTTATCTATGAAAAAGCTAAGCATTACCACAAGGAATACAGGCAGATGTACAGAACTGAAATTCGAATGGCTAGGATGGCACGAAAAGCCGGTAACTTCTATGTACCCGCGGAACCCAAATTGGCATTTGTCATCAGGATCAGAGGTATCAACGGTGTGAGCCCAAAGGTTCGAAAGGTGCTGCAGCTCCTTCGCCTCCGGCAGATATTCAACGGCACTTTTGTGAAGCTCAACAAGGCATCAATTAACATGCTGAGAATTGTGGAGCCATACATTGCATGGGGGTACCCAAATCTGAAGTCTGTAAATGAATTGATTTACAAGCGTGGTTATGGCAAAATCAACAAAAAGCGAATTGCCCTGACAGACAACGCATTGATTGCTCGATCTCTTGGGAAATATGAAATCATCTGCATGGAGGATCTGATTCATGAGATCTATACCGTTGGAAAACGTTTCAAAGAAGCAAACAACTTCCTGTGGCCCTTTAAATTGTCTTCTCCACGAGGTGGAATGAAGAAAAAGACCACCCATTTTGTAGAAGGTGGAGATGCTGGCAACAGGGAAGACCAGATCAACAGGCTTATTAGAAGGATGAACTAA